Proteins encoded together in one Onychomys torridus chromosome 1, mOncTor1.1, whole genome shotgun sequence window:
- the Kazald1 gene encoding kazal-type serine protease inhibitor domain-containing protein 1 has translation MPRVLKGLPANHAAPTLALPLLLLLLLVVWTPLPISARRSTGTDYLRRGWLRLLAEGEGCAPCRPEECAAPRGCLAGRVRDACGCCWECANLEGQLCDLDPSANFYGRCGEQLECRLDAGGDLSRGEVPEPLCACRSQRPLCGSDGRTYAQICRLQEAARARPDANLTVVHPGPCESEPQILSQPHNIWNVTGQDVIFGCEVFAYPMASIEWRKDGLDIQLPGDDPHISVQFRGGPQKFEVTGWLQIQALRSSDEGTYRCLARNALGQVEASATLTVLTPDQLNATGFSQLQSLNLVPEEEAESEEDYY, from the exons ATGCCCCGAGTGCTCAAAGGGCTCCCAGCTAACCATGCTGCACCTACCTTGGCGCTGCCCCTGCTACTACTATTACTGCTGGTGGTGTGGACCCCGCTCCCCATTAGCGCGAGGCGGTCCACGGGGACTGATTACCTGCGGCGAGGCTGGCTGCGGCTACTAGCCGAGGGCGAGGGCTGCGCTCCCTGCCGGCCAGAAGAGTGCGCTGCGCCGCGGGGCTGCCTAGCAGGCCGGGTGCGGGATGCGTGCGGCTGCTGCTGGGAATGCGCCAACCTGGAGGGCCAGCTCTGCGATCTGGACCCCAGCGCCAACTTCTACGGGCGCTGCGGCGAGCAGCTCGAGTGCCGTCTGGACGCGGGCGGTGACCTGAGCCGAGGAGAGGTGCCGGAGCCGCTGTGTGCCTGTCGCTCGCAGCGCCCACTGTGTGGTTCCGACGGCCGTACCTACGCGCAGATCTGCCGCCTGCAAGAGGCCGCCCGCGCTCGGCCCGACGCTAACCTCACTGTGGTGCATCCCGGGCCCTGTGAATCGG AGCCCCAGATCCTATCACAGCCTCACAATATTTGGAATGTGACGGGACAGGATGTGATCTTCGGTTGTGAGGTGTTTGCCTATCCCATGGCCTCCATTGAGTGGAGAAAAGATGGCTTGGACATCCAGCTGCCAGGGGATGACCCCCATATCTCTGTACAG TTTAGGGGTGGACCTCAGAAGTTTGAGGTGACTGGCTGGCTACAGATTCAGGCTTTGCGTTCTAGTGATGAAGGCACCTACCGCTGCCTTGCCCGGAATGCCCTGGGCCAAGTGGAAGCCTCTGCTACCCTGACAGTGCTCACACCAG ACCAGCTGAACGCCACAGGATTCTCCCAGCTGCAATCACTTAATTTGGTtcctgaagaggaggcagagagtgaaGAGGATTACTACTAG